In Fibrobacter sp. UWB2, one DNA window encodes the following:
- a CDS encoding 3-deoxy-manno-octulosonate cytidylyltransferase yields the protein MNKVSCIVPARMGSSRFPGKPLLKLNGKEMIVRTMERALLADCFDRIVCATDSPEIEAVVTAAGFDCVMTGECATGSDRVAEAAKKLGLDLVVNLQGDEPLVEPSVLRDVAKDLSEHPDCWVTVACPLNPAEAELKTVVKVLVRDGVAVDFTRSVPPAEANRWFQHQGIYAYSREARDEFASLPQNKIELERSLEQMRILGRRPIRIVQSAYPSISVDVPADAAHVENILLDRLLYPCFDEPLKKGNERI from the coding sequence TTGAACAAGGTCAGCTGCATCGTTCCTGCCCGCATGGGCTCGTCCAGATTTCCGGGGAAACCTCTCCTGAAGCTCAACGGCAAGGAGATGATTGTCCGTACTATGGAACGGGCGCTCCTTGCGGATTGCTTTGACCGCATTGTCTGCGCAACGGACAGTCCCGAAATCGAGGCTGTGGTCACGGCGGCTGGCTTTGATTGCGTGATGACTGGCGAATGTGCAACAGGTTCCGACCGCGTGGCGGAGGCCGCTAAAAAGCTCGGCCTTGATCTGGTCGTGAATCTCCAGGGCGACGAGCCTCTCGTTGAACCTTCCGTGCTCCGCGATGTCGCGAAAGACCTCTCGGAACACCCCGACTGCTGGGTGACGGTCGCATGCCCGTTGAACCCTGCAGAAGCTGAACTCAAGACTGTCGTGAAAGTGCTCGTGCGCGACGGTGTGGCGGTTGACTTTACAAGGTCTGTGCCGCCTGCAGAAGCGAACCGCTGGTTCCAGCACCAGGGCATTTACGCATACTCCCGCGAAGCCCGTGACGAGTTTGCATCGCTCCCGCAGAACAAGATTGAGCTGGAACGCTCGTTAGAGCAGATGCGAATCTTAGGGCGCCGCCCCATCCGCATTGTCCAGAGCGCTTACCCGAGCATTTCCGTGGACGTCCCTGCGGACGCAGCCCACGTCGAGAATATTTTGCTAGATCGCTTGTTATATCCTTGTTTTGATGAACCTCTCAAAAAAGGCAATGAACGCATCTGA
- a CDS encoding helix-hairpin-helix domain-containing protein, whose protein sequence is MNASEKRILKLAIILFIIGLTVRYLPWGLPSIETFEVGDAIIVANASPAITDGVPPADTSAVLASDTDKVIPLADPGPKSTEHSSEHHRKAKKKVSFPLNINTASADDLCAIKGVGPKLAEKIVERRTAAGPFKGPSDLKKVHGIGKKKLETMLQSIIFD, encoded by the coding sequence ATGAACGCATCTGAAAAAAGAATTCTCAAACTCGCAATCATCCTCTTTATCATTGGCTTAACTGTCCGCTACCTCCCGTGGGGACTCCCGTCTATCGAAACGTTCGAAGTCGGTGACGCCATTATTGTTGCAAATGCATCTCCGGCGATTACTGACGGAGTTCCTCCTGCGGATACGAGTGCGGTCCTGGCTAGCGATACCGACAAAGTAATACCCCTTGCGGATCCAGGCCCGAAATCGACCGAGCATTCCTCCGAACATCACCGGAAAGCAAAGAAAAAAGTCTCGTTTCCGCTAAATATCAATACGGCGAGCGCCGATGATCTGTGCGCCATAAAGGGGGTGGGACCCAAGCTTGCCGAGAAAATTGTCGAGCGTAGGACTGCTGCAGGGCCGTTCAAGGGGCCTTCTGACCTCAAAAAAGTGCATGGAATTGGAAAGAAAAAGCTTGAAACAATGTTACAATCGATAATTTTTGATTAG
- the rsmD gene encoding 16S rRNA (guanine(966)-N(2))-methyltransferase RsmD codes for MPIRITGGSLRGRNIESPDTMKTRPTASRTREALFNILQGVDGFRMLDLFAGSGIMGLEALSRGAASVTAVELARVQAKMIERSYKSVGMDSRLRLLETSVLTLKKEIVCADGGFDLIYADPPFKDMDYPDLRPFIEWLNLGGVAVFEAPSRKLPEWAKGEDFQGQVRRYGESSLIIFRA; via the coding sequence ATGCCGATTCGTATTACTGGCGGTTCGTTGCGGGGGCGCAACATCGAGTCCCCGGATACTATGAAAACGCGTCCGACGGCTTCCCGCACTAGGGAAGCTCTCTTTAACATTTTGCAAGGCGTCGATGGGTTCCGCATGCTGGACCTTTTTGCCGGCAGTGGCATTATGGGGCTCGAGGCGTTGAGCCGTGGGGCCGCAAGCGTTACAGCTGTGGAACTTGCTCGTGTGCAGGCGAAGATGATTGAACGCTCGTACAAGTCGGTCGGTATGGATTCCAGACTCAGGCTTTTGGAAACGAGCGTTTTGACTTTGAAAAAGGAAATTGTCTGTGCGGATGGCGGTTTTGACCTGATTTATGCGGATCCGCCGTTCAAGGACATGGATTACCCGGACTTGCGCCCGTTTATCGAATGGCTTAACCTTGGTGGAGTGGCCGTTTTTGAGGCTCCGAGCCGCAAGTTGCCCGAATGGGCCAAGGGGGAGGATTTTCAGGGGCAAGTTCGTCGCTATGGCGAGTCGTCGCTGATTATTTTCAGGGCGTGA
- the coaD gene encoding pantetheine-phosphate adenylyltransferase, with amino-acid sequence MVWKSKAQKKSIVEAGRERRVAVFAGSFDPFTVGHFDLVKRAAGLFDTLVVLVAQNASKKNLFDAETRKAMVEAAVSEFSNVKVAVHGGLTVDFMKSVGAHYLVRGVRSSADLDAEQAVAWNNKVIYGDGDVETVLLLSAQEHLVVSSTLVRELLKCGAAKSASEQKSLLSKYVPKNMVSMLLKEFRKNYEAI; translated from the coding sequence ATGGTGTGGAAATCAAAAGCACAGAAGAAATCGATTGTGGAGGCAGGCCGTGAACGCCGTGTGGCGGTGTTTGCAGGTTCCTTTGATCCGTTTACCGTAGGTCACTTTGACCTTGTGAAGCGTGCCGCAGGCCTCTTTGATACCCTTGTTGTGCTTGTCGCCCAGAATGCAAGCAAGAAAAACTTGTTTGACGCCGAGACGCGCAAGGCGATGGTGGAGGCGGCAGTCTCTGAATTCTCAAATGTGAAGGTTGCTGTCCATGGCGGTTTGACAGTTGATTTTATGAAGTCCGTCGGGGCGCATTACCTGGTTCGTGGCGTTCGCAGTTCCGCAGACCTAGATGCCGAACAGGCTGTAGCCTGGAACAATAAGGTTATCTATGGGGATGGCGATGTCGAGACGGTGCTTTTGCTCAGTGCGCAGGAACACCTCGTGGTGAGTAGCACCCTCGTGCGTGAACTCCTCAAGTGCGGTGCCGCTAAGAGCGCATCCGAACAGAAATCGCTCCTCTCTAAATATGTGCCAAAGAACATGGTCTCCATGCTTTTAAAAGAGTTTAGGAAGAATTATGAAGCCATTTAA
- a CDS encoding rhomboid family intramembrane serine protease, with protein MKPFKYLPKALQTLLLANAAVFIIAFLGRGLEINLGAGYGSLTDYISYYGAFMPRVPLELWRYVTYMFIHFDFMHFFFNMLMLWMFGSEVAEWMGSRHFISMYFFCGIFAALFSFFMCLLGLTNNPIIGASGALMGVFVAYYKFFPDRVILMFFVIPMRIKNAMWVMIALDILFANSGDMIAHFAHLGGVVAGFLYMAVFQNGPKVLYNSPLSAIFRLFSSNPEKYNRGRSSRSSHSDSVEEPEVLEGEVFYVNEQKRMDEILKKVEREGLQSLSESERDFLLKAGDKLRRRRGGF; from the coding sequence ATGAAGCCATTTAAATATTTGCCCAAGGCGTTGCAGACGCTGTTGCTTGCGAATGCCGCTGTTTTTATTATCGCATTCCTGGGACGCGGACTTGAAATCAACCTGGGCGCCGGTTACGGGAGCCTCACGGATTACATCAGCTATTATGGCGCATTTATGCCGAGAGTCCCGCTTGAACTGTGGCGCTACGTGACGTACATGTTCATCCACTTTGACTTTATGCATTTCTTCTTCAATATGCTGATGCTCTGGATGTTCGGTTCCGAAGTGGCAGAATGGATGGGGTCGCGTCATTTTATCTCGATGTATTTTTTCTGTGGAATCTTTGCGGCGCTGTTCAGCTTCTTCATGTGCTTGCTCGGACTCACGAACAATCCGATTATCGGTGCGTCGGGCGCCTTGATGGGTGTCTTTGTCGCTTACTACAAGTTCTTCCCGGATCGTGTCATCCTCATGTTCTTTGTCATCCCGATGCGAATCAAGAACGCCATGTGGGTGATGATTGCGCTTGATATTCTCTTTGCAAATTCGGGGGACATGATTGCACACTTTGCCCACTTGGGCGGTGTCGTGGCCGGTTTCCTTTACATGGCGGTTTTCCAGAACGGACCGAAGGTGCTTTACAACTCTCCGCTTTCGGCTATTTTCCGCCTGTTCTCCAGCAATCCTGAAAAGTATAATCGAGGCCGTTCTTCGCGCTCTTCCCATAGCGATAGCGTTGAAGAACCGGAAGTTCTCGAAGGTGAAGTGTTCTACGTAAATGAACAGAAGCGCATGGACGAAATCCTCAAGAAGGTGGAACGCGAAGGCCTCCAGTCCTTGAGTGAATCGGAACGTGATTTTTTATTAAAAGCGGGTGACAAGTTGCGTCGCCGTCGCGGAGGATTCTAA
- a CDS encoding adenosine kinase produces MKKVLGMGAALVDILANVSDEWIAAQGVQKGGMNMVDWPQMEKFLGALENPIRVPGGSTCNTMVGLSRLHGKAAFISKIGDDELGKLFQEHLKNNGVESKLGMSDVATGCVFSAVTPDAQRSMWTYLGASDFLGSDDFTPALYDGVGLLYAEGYRAFNGECFKKSFTLARSLGVETALDFSSFGVVEACRKLFDELFEEKMIDIIIANEDEAYAYAGVKEEAALEVLAKKAKVAVVKIGKRGALIAKDGVVTRVSAGAAKAIDTTGAGDLWASGFLYGYMNGWDMERSGKLGSIVSNEVVQVMGAQIPEEGWQRIYAQM; encoded by the coding sequence ATGAAGAAAGTTCTTGGTATGGGCGCTGCCCTTGTTGATATTTTGGCAAACGTGAGCGATGAATGGATTGCTGCACAGGGTGTCCAGAAGGGCGGCATGAACATGGTCGACTGGCCGCAGATGGAAAAGTTCCTTGGTGCACTCGAAAATCCGATTCGCGTGCCGGGCGGCTCTACTTGCAATACCATGGTCGGTCTTTCCCGCTTGCATGGCAAGGCTGCCTTTATTTCGAAGATTGGCGATGATGAACTCGGCAAGCTTTTCCAGGAACACTTGAAGAATAACGGCGTGGAATCGAAGCTCGGAATGAGCGATGTCGCTACGGGTTGCGTGTTCTCTGCCGTGACTCCGGATGCCCAGCGCTCCATGTGGACTTACCTTGGCGCTTCGGACTTCCTCGGTTCGGATGACTTTACTCCGGCTCTCTATGATGGTGTGGGCCTCCTCTATGCAGAAGGTTATCGCGCATTTAACGGTGAATGCTTCAAGAAGTCGTTTACTCTGGCTCGCAGCCTCGGTGTAGAAACGGCTCTTGACTTTAGCTCGTTCGGCGTTGTCGAAGCTTGCCGCAAATTGTTCGATGAACTTTTCGAAGAAAAGATGATTGATATCATCATCGCTAACGAAGACGAAGCTTACGCTTATGCAGGCGTCAAGGAAGAAGCTGCCCTCGAAGTCTTGGCCAAGAAGGCTAAGGTTGCGGTCGTGAAGATTGGCAAGCGTGGCGCCTTGATTGCTAAGGATGGCGTGGTGACTCGCGTATCTGCGGGTGCTGCAAAGGCTATTGATACGACGGGTGCCGGTGACCTCTGGGCATCGGGATTCCTCTATGGTTACATGAACGGCTGGGATATGGAACGCTCGGGCAAGCTCGGTAGCATCGTCTCGAACGAAGTGGTCCAGGTGATGGGCGCCCAGATTCCGGAAGAAGGCTGGCAGCGCATTTACGCCCAGATGTAA